The Lycium barbarum isolate Lr01 chromosome 10, ASM1917538v2, whole genome shotgun sequence genome includes a region encoding these proteins:
- the LOC132615985 gene encoding uncharacterized protein LOC132615985 isoform X4, producing MVIQKVHFLLLKVSLGGSRPSLCSLEIAHEPFITDFLRDLLAGTIPAKLLLQLTTAFRGGGLRDRSGKIFYKDNLHKCNVPVLAVAGDKDIICPPEAVHGCGTCISLYNPIFI from the exons ATGGTGATCCAGAAAGTTCACTTTCTTTTGTTAAAAGTTTCTTTAGGTGGGTCACGACCATCTCTATGTTCTCTTGAGATTGCACATGAACCTTTTATTACAGATTTTCTTAGAGATCTTCTTGCAGGTACTATTCCTGCTAAACTTCTTTTGCAGTTGACTACCGCTTTCCGAGGAGGGGGACTGCGTGACAGAAGTGGTAAAATATTCTACAAGGATAATCTTCACAAATGCAATGTACCCGTCTTGGCAGTTGCTGGTGATAAAGACATAATCTGCCCACCAGAAGCAGTACACG GCTGTGGAAcatgtatatccttgtataatcCAATATTCATCTGA
- the LOC132615985 gene encoding uncharacterized protein LOC132615985 isoform X2, producing the protein MVIQKVHFLLLKVSLGTIPAKLLLQLTTAFRGGGLRDRSGKIFYKDNLHKCNVPVLAVAGDKDIICPPEAVHETVKLIPEHLATNKVLGDANGHYAHYDLVGGRMAVEHVYPCIIQYSSEVTA; encoded by the exons ATGGTGATCCAGAAAGTTCACTTTCTTTTGTTAAAAGTTTCTTTAG GTACTATTCCTGCTAAACTTCTTTTGCAGTTGACTACCGCTTTCCGAGGAGGGGGACTGCGTGACAGAAGTGGTAAAATATTCTACAAGGATAATCTTCACAAATGCAATGTACCCGTCTTGGCAGTTGCTGGTGATAAAGACATAATCTGCCCACCAGAAGCAGTACACG AAACTGTAAAGCTTATCCCCGAGCACTTGGCCACCAACAAAGTATTGGGGGATGCTAATGGTCATTATGCtcattatgacttggtggggggACGCATG GCTGTGGAAcatgtatatccttgtataatcCAATATTCATCTGAAGTCACAGCCTGA
- the LOC132613487 gene encoding GDSL esterase/lipase At1g58430-like yields the protein MAPKVFLFSLFFLFFALFLCNTTKSQSMPKFTSILVFGDSTVDTGNNNYIFTLFKGNHIPYGKDYFNHVPTGRFSNGKLVPDIVAMLLKLKKYGVPPYLNSSLSENDFRSGVCFASGGSGYDDLTTSISGVISMRKQLEYFEEYLEKLRGFFGQKEKERIVKGALVIVSSGSNDFIFNFYDVPTRRIEFSMKEYQDFLLDKLQYFVKELYELGCRQIIVTGLPPIGCLPIQMTLKSPLHRTCIDKENSDSQSYNKKLEELLPHIQAQLPGSKIFYADIYTSLSDLITNPHEYGFEETKRGCCGTGLLEAGPLCTKKSPVYSDASQYVFFDSIHPTESTYYHITEYLVKELLPKFSTIDSF from the exons ATGGCACCTAAAGTTTTTCTCTTTtccctcttcttcttattctttgcCCTCTTTTTGTGTAACACAACTAAAAGCCAGTCCATGCCCAAATTTACATCAATTCTTGTTTTTGGTGATTCAACAGTTGACACTGGAAATAATAATTATATATTCACTTTATTCAAAGGAAATCATATACCTTATGGAAAGGATTATTTTAACCATGTCCCAACAGGTAGATTTTCAAATGGAAAACTTGTACCAGATATAGTGGCTATGTTattaaaactaaaaaaatatgGTGTGCCACCATATTTAAATTCAAGTTTATCAGAAAATGATTTTAGAAGTGGGGTTTGTTTTGCATCAGGTGGATCAGGATACGATGATTTAACAACTTCAATTTCAGGGGTAATTTCAATGAGAAAACAGTTAGAATATTTTGAGGAGTATTTGGAGAAATTGAGAGGTTTTTTTGgacagaaagaaaaagaaagaattgtGAAAGGTGCTTTGGTTATTGTTAGTTCAGGAAGTaatgattttatttttaatttctatgATGTTCCAACAAGAAGGATTGAGTTTAGCATGAAAGAGTATCAAGATTTTCTTCTAGACAAGCTGCAATATTTTGTCAAG gAACTTTATGAACTTGGATGTCGTCAGATTATAGTGACTGGGCTTCCTCCAATTGGTTGTCTTCCCATTCAAATGACATTAAAATCTCCACTTCATAGAACTTGCATTGATAAAGAGAATTCAGATTCTCAATCGTATAATAAAAAACTTGAAGAATTGTTGCCACATATACAAGCACAACTTCCAGGAAGCAAAATATTTTATGCAGATATCTACACTTCTTTATCAGATCTGATCACTAATCCACATGAATATG GATTTGAAGAAACAAAAAGAGGTTGTTGTGGAACTGGATTATTAGAAGCAGGGCCCTTGTGTACAAAAAAATCTCCAGTGTATTCAGATGCTTCACAATATGTTTTCTTTGATAGCATTCATCCCACTGAATCAACTTATTACCACATTACTGAGTATTTAGTGAAGGAGCTTCTCCCAAAATTCTCAACCATTGACAGTTTTTAA
- the LOC132615984 gene encoding probable E3 ubiquitin-protein ligase RHG1A — MKKNMVRRKKTRLLSVKNQAHVVVDTHYICYAPRGIGSISDVVPRPKITSQISKNKEVMIFIQNVQFARELDGYDQYGGWRFNVDAMSYEELVKLSDRIGYVGTSLGEEKVLQRTKKFKHSTISSPLLISKSWRCTICEERYKGGDEIGRLDCGNYHHIECIKQWHLQKNACTLCKSAVALEVGEAGVGLFFNVLELYFMSVNLFPSYSPFSCFITM; from the exons ATGAAGAAGAACATGGTCAGGAGAAAGAAAACAAGATTGTTAAGTGTCAAAAACCAAGCACATGTTGTAGTTGATACTCATTATATATGTTATGCTCCACGTGGGATTGGCTCTATTTCTGATGTTGTTCCTAGGCCTAAAATCACTTCTCAAATATCGAAAAACAAAGAG GTCATGATTTTCATACAGAACGTCCAGTTTGCAAGAGAATTAGATGGTTATGATCAATATGGAGGCTGGAGATTCAATGTAGATGCTATGTCGTATGAG GAACTGGTTAAATTGAGTGATAGGATTGGGTATGTGGGCACAAGTTTGGGAGAAGAGAAAGTACTCCAACGTACAAAAAAGTTTAAGCACTCAACAATATCCTCCCCATTACTTATCTCCAAAAGCTGGAGATGCACCATTTGTGAA GAAAGGTACAAAGGTGGTGATGAAATTGGAAGACTTGATTGTGGAAACTACCATCACATTGAATGCATAAAACAATGGCATCTACAGAAGAATGCATGCACTCTGTGCAAAAGTGCAGTTGCACTCGAGGTTGGAGAAGCCGGTGTAGGATTATTCTTTAATGTACTCGAGCTTTATTTCATGTCTGTTAACTTGTTTCCCTCGTACTCTCCTTTCTCTTGTTTTATCACAATGTGA
- the LOC132615985 gene encoding uncharacterized protein LOC132615985 isoform X3 yields MMHPELLKKLVMSNFCTIPAKLLLQLTTAFRGGGLRDRSGKIFYKDNLHKCNVPVLAVAGDKDIICPPEAVHETVKLIPEHLATNKVLGDANGHYAHYDLVGGRMAVEHVYPCIIQYSSEVTA; encoded by the exons ATGATGCACCCAGAGTTGCTGAAAAAGCTCGTAATGAGTAACTTCT GTACTATTCCTGCTAAACTTCTTTTGCAGTTGACTACCGCTTTCCGAGGAGGGGGACTGCGTGACAGAAGTGGTAAAATATTCTACAAGGATAATCTTCACAAATGCAATGTACCCGTCTTGGCAGTTGCTGGTGATAAAGACATAATCTGCCCACCAGAAGCAGTACACG AAACTGTAAAGCTTATCCCCGAGCACTTGGCCACCAACAAAGTATTGGGGGATGCTAATGGTCATTATGCtcattatgacttggtggggggACGCATG GCTGTGGAAcatgtatatccttgtataatcCAATATTCATCTGAAGTCACAGCCTGA
- the LOC132615985 gene encoding uncharacterized protein LOC132615985 isoform X1, whose translation MVIQKVHFLLLKVSLGGSRPSLCSLEIAHEPFITDFLRDLLAGTIPAKLLLQLTTAFRGGGLRDRSGKIFYKDNLHKCNVPVLAVAGDKDIICPPEAVHETVKLIPEHLATNKVLGDANGHYAHYDLVGGRMAVEHVYPCIIQYSSEVTA comes from the exons ATGGTGATCCAGAAAGTTCACTTTCTTTTGTTAAAAGTTTCTTTAGGTGGGTCACGACCATCTCTATGTTCTCTTGAGATTGCACATGAACCTTTTATTACAGATTTTCTTAGAGATCTTCTTGCAGGTACTATTCCTGCTAAACTTCTTTTGCAGTTGACTACCGCTTTCCGAGGAGGGGGACTGCGTGACAGAAGTGGTAAAATATTCTACAAGGATAATCTTCACAAATGCAATGTACCCGTCTTGGCAGTTGCTGGTGATAAAGACATAATCTGCCCACCAGAAGCAGTACACG AAACTGTAAAGCTTATCCCCGAGCACTTGGCCACCAACAAAGTATTGGGGGATGCTAATGGTCATTATGCtcattatgacttggtggggggACGCATG GCTGTGGAAcatgtatatccttgtataatcCAATATTCATCTGAAGTCACAGCCTGA